Proteins from one Paenibacillus amylolyticus genomic window:
- a CDS encoding sugar phosphate isomerase/epimerase yields the protein MKVGLSTYSLLNDLNSGEMTVLDVIDWIAANGGEHMEMVPYGYTVEDNPDLADAIRERAASAGIELSNYSMPANFVQETEEAFAEEMARVKRHVDVVHRMGVKHMRHDVTAFTLPKEKMTIAWFEEHLPLMVRGSQIIADYAEQFGITTTIENHGFSVQASDRVQRVLHAVNRPNFKTTLDIGNFMCVDENPIIGVMKNLPYASLVHFKDFYFRPYDEHPGEGEWFTTAYGNFLRGAIVGQGDIPIRKIVKLIKDSGYDGHITVEFEGMEECKSASKIAMDNLRRFWEEA from the coding sequence ATGAAAGTGGGCCTGAGCACGTATAGTTTGTTGAACGATTTGAATTCCGGTGAGATGACGGTGCTGGATGTGATCGACTGGATTGCGGCAAACGGCGGCGAGCATATGGAGATGGTGCCTTACGGTTATACCGTGGAGGATAATCCTGATCTGGCGGATGCGATTCGGGAACGGGCAGCGTCAGCGGGAATTGAACTGTCCAACTATTCGATGCCAGCCAATTTCGTGCAGGAGACGGAAGAGGCGTTTGCAGAAGAGATGGCTCGGGTCAAAAGGCATGTGGATGTCGTACACCGGATGGGTGTAAAACATATGCGTCATGATGTCACGGCGTTTACCCTGCCGAAAGAGAAGATGACCATTGCCTGGTTCGAGGAGCATCTGCCTTTGATGGTGAGGGGAAGCCAGATCATTGCGGACTATGCCGAGCAGTTTGGAATCACGACAACCATTGAGAATCACGGCTTCAGTGTACAGGCCAGTGACCGGGTGCAGCGAGTGCTGCATGCTGTGAACCGTCCGAACTTCAAAACAACACTCGATATTGGCAACTTCATGTGTGTGGACGAGAATCCAATCATTGGTGTCATGAAAAATCTGCCGTACGCTTCCCTGGTCCACTTCAAAGATTTCTACTTCCGTCCTTATGATGAGCATCCGGGTGAAGGGGAATGGTTCACGACAGCTTACGGCAACTTCTTGCGTGGGGCCATCGTTGGGCAAGGGGATATTCCAATCCGCAAAATTGTAAAGCTGATCAAAGACTCCGGTTATGATGGCCACATTACAGTGGAATTCGAGGGCATGGAGGAATGCAAATCTGCATCCAAAATTGCCATGGACAACCTGCGTCGCTTCTGGGAAGAGGCGTAA
- a CDS encoding ABC transporter permease subunit: protein MSRATESIPAKLELQQRKHVEPKRQHPFIRSLKKHWELYLLVLPPVLYLLIFKYIPMVGVQIAFKDFSVVKGIWGSPWVGFKHFEAFFQSPNFWLLIKNTIGISFYSLIAGFPIPILLALALNEIRTGYFKKTVQMVTYAPHFISTVVMVSIIILMLSPHVGVVDKLFTLLGFPMTNFMGIPEYFKSIYVWSGVWQGMGYSSIIYIAALAGVDPSLYEAAKMDGASRLRKIWHIDLPSLVPVTVIMLILSLGSIMGVGFEKIYLMQNPLNTSASEVISTYVYKVGLIGANFSFSSAVGFFNSIINLILLVIVNGISRKVSQNSLW, encoded by the coding sequence ATGAGTCGAGCAACGGAAAGCATACCCGCCAAGTTGGAACTCCAACAGAGGAAACATGTGGAGCCCAAGCGGCAGCATCCATTCATCAGAAGCCTCAAGAAGCACTGGGAGCTCTACCTGCTCGTGCTACCCCCGGTGTTGTATCTGTTGATCTTCAAGTACATCCCTATGGTGGGTGTCCAGATCGCCTTCAAGGACTTCAGTGTAGTCAAAGGAATCTGGGGAAGCCCGTGGGTCGGATTCAAACACTTTGAAGCCTTCTTCCAATCTCCAAACTTCTGGCTGTTAATCAAAAACACGATAGGCATCAGCTTCTATTCCTTAATTGCCGGTTTCCCCATTCCGATCCTGCTGGCTCTGGCGTTGAATGAGATTCGAACGGGTTACTTCAAAAAGACCGTTCAGATGGTCACGTACGCTCCGCATTTTATCTCCACCGTTGTCATGGTATCCATTATCATTCTGATGCTCTCCCCTCATGTGGGCGTGGTAGACAAGCTGTTCACACTGCTCGGCTTTCCGATGACCAACTTCATGGGGATTCCTGAATACTTCAAATCGATATATGTCTGGTCAGGTGTCTGGCAGGGCATGGGGTATTCATCGATTATATATATTGCCGCTCTTGCTGGTGTTGATCCATCGCTCTATGAAGCAGCGAAGATGGACGGTGCATCAAGACTTCGAAAAATCTGGCATATCGACCTGCCATCCCTCGTTCCAGTCACCGTCATCATGCTGATTCTGAGTCTGGGCAGTATTATGGGCGTGGGCTTCGAGAAAATATACCTGATGCAGAATCCGCTCAACACAAGCGCTTCGGAGGTCATCTCCACGTATGTGTACAAGGTGGGTCTGATCGGGGCGAATTTCAGCTTCTCCTCGGCAGTAGGATTCTTTAACTCCATCATCAACCTGATCCTGCTGGTTATCGTCAACGGCATATCCCGCAAAGTATCCCAGAACAGCTTGTGGTAA
- a CDS encoding sugar phosphate isomerase/epimerase family protein — MKLTNKIGVIVDSFGVGVREGLNKAKDVGAEGVQIYAVKGEMDPENLSPAARKELKSYIDSLGLDISALVGDLGGHGFQVKEDNPWKVEKSKRIVDLALDLGTNIVTTHIGIVPHDPLSEVYATLHAACEELGQYAKSVGAYFAIETGPETAADLKGFLDTLSTNGVSVNFDPANMVMVTGDDPARGVHLLKDYIVHTHVKDGVRLKEVDPRDVYGAVGYAPMDHDKIAEMVSSGTFFREVPLGEGGVDFDAYFAALQEIGYTGYLTIEREVGHQPEEDIRKAVRFIQQYR; from the coding sequence ATGAAATTAACGAATAAGATCGGTGTCATCGTGGATAGCTTTGGCGTAGGTGTACGGGAAGGGCTGAACAAGGCCAAAGACGTAGGTGCGGAAGGTGTGCAGATCTATGCCGTCAAGGGAGAGATGGACCCTGAAAATTTGTCACCTGCGGCGCGCAAGGAGTTGAAGAGTTATATCGATTCTCTTGGTCTCGACATTTCAGCACTGGTTGGTGATCTGGGCGGACATGGGTTTCAGGTCAAGGAAGATAATCCGTGGAAAGTTGAAAAGTCGAAGCGGATCGTGGATCTGGCCCTCGATCTGGGCACCAACATCGTCACAACACATATTGGCATTGTTCCACATGATCCTTTATCGGAAGTGTACGCTACGCTGCACGCTGCTTGTGAAGAGTTGGGCCAATACGCCAAAAGCGTTGGTGCATACTTTGCCATTGAGACAGGACCGGAAACGGCTGCTGATCTGAAAGGCTTCCTGGATACGTTGTCGACCAACGGAGTGTCGGTGAATTTTGACCCGGCGAATATGGTGATGGTGACTGGTGATGATCCTGCTCGGGGCGTTCATCTGCTCAAGGATTACATCGTACATACCCATGTGAAGGATGGGGTGCGGCTGAAAGAAGTGGACCCACGAGATGTATACGGTGCAGTCGGTTATGCGCCTATGGATCACGATAAGATCGCTGAGATGGTCTCATCCGGGACATTCTTCCGTGAGGTTCCACTGGGCGAGGGTGGGGTTGATTTTGACGCATACTTTGCAGCGCTTCAGGAGATTGGCTACACCGGTTATCTGACGATCGAACGCGAGGTTGGTCATCAGCCGGAGGAGGATATTCGCAAGGCGGTTCGATTCATCCAACAATATCGATAG
- a CDS encoding ABC transporter substrate-binding protein, giving the protein MRKSWISMLFLVFASMALLSACSSSEESGGSSDGSGESGGPVTMTFFAPQGKASMEENEFTQFIENKFDVTLKWDLAPTDALQDRRQLLLASGDYPEVFLHGKFTTSDLQTYGKQGVFLPLQDLIQEYGPNLTKIMEEKPYFKEAITAPDGNIYALPIFNECYHCTYAQKYWINTEWLDNLGLKMPTTTEELYTVLKAFKTQDPNGNGKADEIPLTGAPNKYVWNGNIDAYLMNSFIYNDNDKYLIVNDGKVSFAANQEGWKKGLEYMNKLYADGLIDPASFTQNDQAIGQLGNKEGDEVVGSITTALVSYLVNTYDKDITRHQHWEIVPPLKGPDGVQTTGATQSVGEFEFAITNKATEAQQIAAIKIVDYMFSEEGALYAEYGPTEGKGWKKADADEKNINGEPAKYSYYNLPERDPNVVVNESWSQIGAHDLSNTFRNLFAEGQDPLEAEGYGTRLAQATNVYEPYAPKEVYPANVFIRPEDTESAAQLTTAIKDYVQTNMAQFIIGSKSIDKEWDSYVKGFDGLGLSNYLEIYQRAIEKNQ; this is encoded by the coding sequence TTGAGAAAATCTTGGATTTCGATGTTGTTTCTGGTCTTTGCTTCGATGGCTTTGTTGTCCGCATGCAGTTCATCCGAGGAGTCGGGTGGCAGTAGCGACGGTAGCGGGGAGAGCGGCGGTCCTGTAACCATGACCTTCTTTGCTCCGCAAGGCAAAGCGTCAATGGAAGAGAATGAATTCACCCAATTTATCGAAAACAAGTTCGACGTTACCCTGAAATGGGATCTGGCCCCAACGGACGCCTTGCAGGATCGCAGACAATTACTGCTGGCTAGTGGTGATTATCCCGAAGTGTTTCTTCACGGCAAGTTCACTACCTCAGACCTTCAAACCTATGGAAAACAGGGCGTGTTCCTTCCGCTACAGGATCTGATTCAGGAGTATGGTCCGAACCTGACCAAGATTATGGAGGAGAAGCCATACTTCAAAGAAGCCATCACGGCACCGGATGGCAACATCTATGCTTTGCCAATCTTCAATGAGTGTTACCACTGTACGTACGCTCAGAAATACTGGATCAACACGGAGTGGCTCGATAATCTGGGTCTGAAAATGCCAACCACAACAGAGGAACTGTATACCGTTCTGAAGGCGTTTAAGACACAAGATCCGAATGGTAACGGGAAAGCCGACGAGATTCCACTCACGGGCGCACCGAACAAGTATGTATGGAATGGCAACATTGATGCCTACCTGATGAATAGTTTTATCTACAATGATAACGACAAGTATCTGATCGTGAACGATGGCAAGGTGAGTTTTGCCGCCAATCAGGAAGGCTGGAAGAAAGGGCTCGAATACATGAACAAGCTGTATGCAGATGGCCTGATTGATCCGGCTTCCTTTACACAGAACGACCAGGCTATCGGACAACTGGGGAACAAGGAAGGCGATGAAGTGGTCGGCTCCATTACAACGGCGCTGGTCAGTTATCTCGTGAATACGTATGACAAAGACATCACTCGTCACCAGCACTGGGAGATTGTCCCTCCATTGAAAGGACCGGATGGCGTGCAGACGACAGGCGCCACACAGAGCGTAGGGGAGTTTGAGTTCGCCATCACGAACAAAGCGACAGAAGCACAGCAGATTGCGGCCATCAAAATTGTCGATTACATGTTCAGTGAAGAAGGAGCGCTATACGCGGAGTATGGTCCAACCGAAGGCAAGGGCTGGAAGAAGGCAGATGCTGATGAGAAAAATATCAATGGCGAGCCGGCCAAATACAGCTACTACAACCTGCCTGAGCGTGATCCGAACGTTGTGGTGAACGAGAGCTGGTCACAGATCGGAGCACATGACTTGTCCAACACGTTCCGTAATCTGTTTGCCGAAGGACAGGATCCATTGGAAGCAGAGGGGTACGGCACACGTCTGGCTCAAGCAACCAATGTGTATGAACCTTATGCACCGAAAGAGGTGTACCCTGCGAACGTATTTATTCGTCCGGAGGATACGGAATCAGCTGCACAACTGACTACCGCCATCAAGGATTATGTGCAGACAAATATGGCACAGTTCATTATTGGCAGCAAGAGCATTGATAAGGAATGGGATTCCTATGTCAAAGGCTTCGATGGTCTCGGACTGAGTAATTACCTTGAGATCTATCAGCGTGCCATTGAGAAGAATCAATAA
- a CDS encoding helix-turn-helix domain-containing protein — MNNNWFRRLLLSYLPVFFIVTTILFFIFFQVFNEQNRREALKANEFLASQVTQYLDNSLRSIDFKVLREILTNPNLKNYFSAFGSEDVYAGIQAVQVVDELKIEYPLIDSIYLVRYGDGTVFSNGKAVPIEEFPDADFIADSRSRDEQKWAGARAFRAFPSQPTEQVITIVRSVGNGKGLVVTNVDLSTLRKSIMQMYDPEFTFVNIFNRSGGNLWDSTMPEGVTASASTKNTSGEVFSEFTSSYSGWKVQTGLNNGKIVKLALQFYNIWFAFAVVVVLIGVVWVIYVTRRNYKPIQQIVTLIQTVSSQKQSGLNYGKENEFRFIHTTLERMIDQTRQYQEEHEENLILQKKMFFQELLEGTRDFTSTELTTEMKKFKLPELEHRWAVMVVEMDRYDAFVTEYHHQDQSLLKFVLSSILQESARHEGTEVWAEWVSDQRLYAILWIPDMEQAEETEHRLLAGYLDRIDQYLNFTVTIGVGRVAVDIRGLRASLKEAVHALEYKAVLGMNRIIPCGDVPNSTNDVYEFLKTISLLVQAMRLSDDVWEKHFERLFEQISESVLSRQEIMNTIQLLFQHYNREFAELPREYQDSWAAIFTPLLPRLEGWETLDDLRELCWEGFRELALQMQTLHCSRKHRSHILEIRKYIEEHYNNPDLSLNYLSDLFDINPKYLSKLFKDEIGEKFVDLLISHRIEKAKLLMQETDKAIQEISEEVGYTNYNSFNRAFKNVVGMAPSDYRKAM; from the coding sequence ATGAACAACAATTGGTTTAGACGTTTGCTGTTATCATATCTGCCTGTTTTCTTTATTGTGACGACCATTTTATTCTTTATTTTCTTCCAGGTGTTCAATGAACAGAACCGTAGAGAAGCGCTCAAGGCTAATGAGTTCCTGGCCTCACAGGTCACGCAATATCTGGATAACTCCCTGCGTTCCATCGACTTCAAGGTACTGCGTGAAATTTTGACCAACCCGAACTTGAAGAATTATTTCTCGGCATTTGGCAGCGAGGATGTGTATGCCGGCATTCAGGCGGTCCAGGTGGTCGATGAATTGAAAATAGAGTATCCGCTGATTGATTCAATTTATCTTGTCAGGTACGGAGATGGCACCGTCTTCAGTAACGGGAAGGCGGTCCCGATTGAAGAGTTTCCGGATGCAGACTTTATTGCAGATAGCCGGTCAAGGGATGAACAGAAGTGGGCAGGAGCACGTGCGTTCCGGGCTTTTCCTTCACAACCGACGGAGCAGGTCATTACGATTGTGCGAAGTGTAGGAAATGGCAAAGGGCTTGTGGTTACAAACGTGGACCTGAGTACCTTAAGGAAATCGATCATGCAGATGTATGACCCGGAATTTACGTTTGTGAACATCTTTAATCGTTCTGGCGGCAATCTGTGGGACAGCACCATGCCGGAAGGGGTTACAGCTTCGGCTTCCACGAAAAACACGTCGGGAGAAGTCTTCTCCGAATTTACGTCGAGCTATAGCGGTTGGAAAGTGCAGACAGGTCTTAATAATGGCAAAATCGTCAAATTGGCGCTGCAATTTTATAATATCTGGTTTGCCTTTGCGGTAGTGGTTGTGTTGATCGGGGTGGTGTGGGTGATCTATGTGACCCGTAGAAACTATAAGCCAATTCAGCAGATTGTCACATTAATTCAGACGGTCTCTTCGCAGAAGCAATCGGGGCTGAACTATGGCAAGGAGAATGAGTTTCGATTTATCCATACGACGCTTGAGCGCATGATTGATCAGACGAGGCAGTACCAGGAGGAGCATGAAGAGAATCTGATTTTGCAGAAAAAAATGTTCTTTCAGGAGCTGCTGGAAGGTACACGAGACTTTACAAGCACGGAGCTGACCACGGAGATGAAGAAGTTCAAACTGCCTGAGCTGGAGCATCGTTGGGCCGTCATGGTAGTGGAAATGGATCGATATGATGCATTTGTAACGGAGTATCATCACCAGGACCAATCCCTTCTGAAATTCGTGTTATCCAGCATTCTGCAGGAGAGTGCACGTCATGAAGGTACGGAAGTATGGGCTGAGTGGGTCTCTGATCAGCGTCTGTACGCCATCCTCTGGATTCCGGACATGGAACAGGCCGAGGAGACGGAGCATCGCTTGCTCGCTGGTTATCTGGACAGAATCGATCAGTATCTGAACTTTACTGTGACCATCGGTGTTGGTCGGGTTGCTGTCGATATTCGGGGATTGAGAGCTTCATTGAAAGAAGCCGTGCACGCGCTGGAGTACAAGGCTGTATTGGGGATGAATCGCATCATTCCGTGTGGTGATGTGCCGAATTCGACCAATGATGTGTATGAGTTCCTGAAGACCATCTCACTGCTGGTGCAGGCGATGCGTTTATCGGACGATGTGTGGGAAAAGCATTTTGAAAGACTGTTTGAACAAATCAGTGAGTCCGTCCTGTCCCGGCAGGAGATTATGAATACGATCCAATTGTTATTCCAACATTACAATCGGGAATTTGCCGAACTTCCACGGGAGTATCAGGATTCGTGGGCTGCGATATTTACCCCGCTTCTCCCAAGGCTTGAGGGCTGGGAGACGTTAGACGATCTGCGTGAACTATGCTGGGAAGGGTTCCGGGAACTGGCACTGCAGATGCAGACGCTGCACTGTTCCCGAAAACACCGATCACATATTCTGGAGATTCGCAAATATATCGAAGAGCATTACAACAATCCCGATCTGTCGCTGAACTACCTTAGTGATCTATTCGATATTAATCCGAAGTATCTGAGCAAGCTTTTCAAGGATGAGATTGGGGAGAAGTTCGTGGATCTGCTCATTAGTCATCGCATCGAAAAAGCCAAATTGCTCATGCAAGAGACGGATAAGGCCATTCAGGAGATCAGTGAAGAAGTGGGATACACGAACTATAATTCCTTCAACCGGGCTTTCAAGAACGTGGTGGGTATGGCACCGAGTGACTACCGGAAAGCCATGTGA